In Terriglobia bacterium, the genomic window GGAGATGCTCGAAGCGGCCCGCGAAAACGCGCGCGCGCAGGGACTCTCCCAGATGGAGTTTCAGGTGGCGGACGCGGAGCACCTGCCCTTCCAGGCCGGTGAATTCGACCGCGTCACTTGCCGCTTCGGCCTGATGTTCTTCCCCGAGGTCCAGAAGGCGCTGGCGGAAATTCGCCGTGTGCTGAAGCCCGCCGGGCGCGTTTCCTTCGTCGTCTGGGGCGCCTTCGAGGAAAACCCCCTCTTCTCCCTCACCCTCGGACCGTTCCTGAAACATGTGCAGATGCCGCCGGCCCCTCCGGATGCGCCGGGTGTGTTCCGCTTCGCCGACCAGGCGCATCTCACCGCGACGCTCACCGCGGCGGGAATCCGCAATGTGCGCACGGCCAAAAACCACGTGGCCTGGCCCTGGCCGGGCCCCGCGGAAGAGGCCTGGGAGTCCATCCGCGAGCGCGCAGCTCCGTTCAAGAAGCTGGTCGCGGCCCTTCCTCCGGAAAAAACTCCGGAAGTGATGCACGAAGTTCTGGAAGGCCTGCGCCGCTTCCACGACGGCGAAAAGATCGGCTTGACGGCCACGCTGATCTCCGCCACCGGCGCGGCCTGAAGGGCCGCGCTTCGCGCCATCCCCTTTACGCCGCGCCCGGCGCGGAACAGACCGCAGCGATCAGCTCGGCCAGGACCCGCGCGCAGATTTCCACCGAAGCGAGCTCCACGTACTCTTCCCGTCCATGCAGGCCCCGGCCCGCGGGACCGAAGACAACTCCCGGGATGCCTGCCGCGGCCAGCAGCGCGGTGTCCGTCCAGGGAGCCATGCCCGCCAGGCGCACACTGCCCGTGACCGCACGGATGGCCGCGGCCGCGGCGCGCGCGATGGGCGCTTCTGGCGAAATTTCGTACGCGGGGCGCGCGCCGAGTGGCCGGACGGTGGCCGCAAACTCGGGATTGCCGGCGCGCAGCTCCGCGAGACACCGCTCCAGCTCTTCCCGCGCGGACTGCTCCGTCTCCCCCGGCAGGAGCCTGCGCTCGTATTTCAGGCGGCACTCCGCGGGATAGCTGGATAGCTCCTGCCCGCCGGCGATCAACGAAGCGTGCAGCGAGGCCTGGCCGAGCAGCGGGTGCGGCGGCGGAAGACGCAGGCGCGCTTCCACCTCATCGAGGGCCCGCAGAACGCGGCCCATCGCGCGGATGGCGTCGCGGCCTTCGCCGGGCATGCTGCCGTGCGCGGCGCGCCCCTGCGTGGTCACTTCGAACCACGCGTAGCCCTTGTGCGCGACGACCAACTGCAGATCGGTGGGCTCGAGAACCACGGCGCAGCCGGCAGTGACATGCTCGAGAAGTGCCGCGGTCCCCAGGCTGTTGCACTCTTCATCCACCACGGCGGCGAAAAAGAGCGGCTGGGCCAGAGCTTGGCCGCTGCGCGCAATGGCCACCGCCGCGGCGGCCATCGCTGCCACGCCGCTCTTGATGTCCAGCGCCCCGCGCCCGTAGAGCCGTCCTTCCTTCTCCCGGGGCGTGAACGCCTCGGGCATGTCCCCCGCGCCGACGGTGTCCATGTGCGCCAGGATCGCCAACCCGGCGCGCGGTTTGCCGCCGGCCCCGGCCGGGGCCTGCGGACCGAGCCAGGCGGTGACGTTGGGGCGGCCGGGCGCGGCTTCCGCGAGTTCCGCTTGAATTCCCTGCTGGCGCAAAAATGCGCAGAAAAATTCCGCGGCCGCTTTTTCGCCTTGGGCCCCCGGAACCAGCGTGGAATTGACGGAATCGATGGCCACCAGATCGCGCAGCAGCGCGTCCAGCAGCGCGCGGTCGATTTCGTGCGGCGCGCTCATGCCCCGCTCGCGACCGGCTCGACCCAGCCGCCGCCGAAGAGCAGCCCTGGACCGAGGGAAGCCAGGAACACGGGCTGGCGCTCCGCGGCCGGAACCGAGGCCTGCGCGGCGAGCGCCGCATGCAACGCCGCGCCACAGGTGGACGATCCAAGATTTCCGCAGGTTCTGGCGATCAGCGGGAATTTCCCCGCGGGCACGCCGAGATGCCGCGCGAGTAGCTCGACCAGCCGCGGGTTGGGCTGGTGCGTGGCAAAGCCCGCGGCCTCGGCCAGCGCAAAGCCGCTGCGCAGGGCGGCGGCGCGCAACACTTTTTCCATGCGCGAGACGGCCGCGCGGGAGAGCGCCTCTCCATCGAACTGCACATCCAGCGTTCCGCCCGGTGCGCCGGCATCGGCGGGCGCCACGCGAATGGCCGCCGCATATTGCCCGGCGCAGCCGAACTGGAATTCCCCCAGCCGGTAGGCGTTCTCTCCGGCGGCACGTGCCTGCAGGAGAAACGCGCTGGCGCCATCGCCGAAAAGCCCGCCGAATTCGCCAACCACGCGCCCCGGCGCGAGAATGCGGCTGTGCACGTCGGCGGAGACCACCAGAATCGTCCGGGCCAGCCCCGCGGCAAGATAAGCCCGCGCCGCGGCCATAGCGTTGAGCAGCCCGAGGCAGGCGCCGCCGATATCCAATGCGCCGCAGTTTTCCCGTGCCAGCAGCCGCGAGTGCAACTGCGCGCCGAGCGAAGGATAGGAGTGCTGCGTCTCGCTGGTGGCCAGGATCCAGTCGATTTTCCCCGCGCCGCAACCCGCTATGCGCAGCGCCTGCTGCGCCGCCTGCGCCCCCAGCGTCAGCTCGCTCTCGCCTTCCCCCGCCCGCGCAATGGACTCGATCCCCGCGCGCTTCCGCAGCTTGCCAACAGGCATCCCGAATTCCCGGTCCACCACCTCGGAAGGAACGGTCCGCGACCCAAAAGCCGTGCCAGAACTGATGAGAAAGCCTCCTTCTACGGGGTCGCTCGCGATCACAGCGGTTTTCACTGGAAGTTCGGCAACTGCTGGCCCATCCGACGCGGCGATGGCCGCCAGGATGCTTTCGATGCTCGACGGCCTGCCCATCAACAGCGCGCCCAGGTCGGGTGCACCGGTGGACGATTCGAGGGCGCGGAGGAAACTCACCCAGGCCATGGAATCGAGAACGCCTTCTTCCACGAGATCCACGTTTTCGCGTGGAAGAGCTGCGTCCGGGGCAAGCTCCCTGCGCAGACAGCTTTCGATCAAGCGGCGTGCGCGGCTGGCATCCATGGTCTTGGGCATCAAAACTCCTCGAGCCATTCCCGGCTGGGCAAAGGAAATAGTGTATCCAACATCACCCAGCAACGGTCATGGAAAGGCCGCGTGAGGCCCAGGCGAATATAGTGATGCGGGCAGCAGATGACTTTGTTGTGAAAACGGGAGTTGAAGAAGCGTTCGAGGCGGGCATGGCGGTTGGCGCCGCGATGCTCGGCGAGCGCGGCTTCCATGAACTCGTTCCAGTCACGATCCACCATGGGCAGATCGCGGAGCGCCTCACCCGAAGGAAGAACGAGCGAGGCGCGCAACTCGTTGCCGCAGAGCTCGAGCCGCACGTTCTGCGTTTCGCAGCCGCAGATCGAGCGCTGCGCCTCGGCTGGCGCGGCGTACAAGCCCGCGCCGCGCCGGCTCTCGCGGATTTTGCAGCCGAATAGTTCGGCGAGGGAACGCGCAGTTTCCGCTTTGCGCAGGTAGGGGACAATTTCCGCCTCCGCTACTTCCCCAACTTTCTGCAGCCCTCTTGTGGAAGTCCGGTCCTCGACGTGTGGCGGAGGCGCGGGAAGGCTCAGGAGACTGCCTTCGAGAATGTCGCCGCGGCGATGCGGAAAATACGCCCATCCTTTGCCGCGCGGCGGCAGAGGCCGCAGGGAATGGATTTTTTCGGCTTCGCGCGCGAGGCCGATGATACAAAACGCCGGCCCCATCCGGGTGATTTCCGTAATGAGGAGTTTCGTCACGCTAGGCGCTCCGGGGCGGGCGTTTCTTGCGGGGAGGCTTGTATTTTTCGGAGACGAGATGGCGC contains:
- a CDS encoding class I SAM-dependent methyltransferase, with protein sequence MSTRPNNPADIKETVRQEWTGAAPLWKKWNHKSVVQSHAATQLVVQGAELQPGMHVLDLASGTGEPSLSLAKAVGSAGRVVATDLVPEMLEAARENARAQGLSQMEFQVADAEHLPFQAGEFDRVTCRFGLMFFPEVQKALAEIRRVLKPAGRVSFVVWGAFEENPLFSLTLGPFLKHVQMPPAPPDAPGVFRFADQAHLTATLTAAGIRNVRTAKNHVAWPWPGPAEEAWESIRERAAPFKKLVAALPPEKTPEVMHEVLEGLRRFHDGEKIGLTATLISATGAA
- a CDS encoding M20/M25/M40 family metallo-hydrolase; translated protein: MSAPHEIDRALLDALLRDLVAIDSVNSTLVPGAQGEKAAAEFFCAFLRQQGIQAELAEAAPGRPNVTAWLGPQAPAGAGGKPRAGLAILAHMDTVGAGDMPEAFTPREKEGRLYGRGALDIKSGVAAMAAAAVAIARSGQALAQPLFFAAVVDEECNSLGTAALLEHVTAGCAVVLEPTDLQLVVAHKGYAWFEVTTQGRAAHGSMPGEGRDAIRAMGRVLRALDEVEARLRLPPPHPLLGQASLHASLIAGGQELSSYPAECRLKYERRLLPGETEQSAREELERCLAELRAGNPEFAATVRPLGARPAYEISPEAPIARAAAAAIRAVTGSVRLAGMAPWTDTALLAAAGIPGVVFGPAGRGLHGREEYVELASVEICARVLAELIAAVCSAPGAA